From the Senegalimassilia faecalis genome, one window contains:
- the tdr gene encoding tetrahydrodaidzein reductase, translating into MAEFDVEYDLVVVGGGASGKSAALIAARAGKSVVVLEKMPETGGLSMYAEGTAAFESSIQKELGTPRLSKYHFPTKQEGVEKFMGYSHQRASYDVVRAFVENSAETIDIYRELGVVYKTCDIAAEDDPSEVWTFHLPEGLGAHCQEVLLDAIQKLDVDIFTSTPAKELIIEDGKVVGVVAESDGEPLRVGGKAVILATGGMGSNPDRIFKYSWFAPAAYNMNVLTPLQNMGDGLDLALSAGADDTTITTCPILAAGGRDMTMDSQVGGAGVNPGVWINKSGKRFCAESVAENIGDIGTYYGKQPGGIVWSILSQADIDRLVNEGSEIAIGEFVVYHKPMERLPIELNAHLESGLVKKADCFEELAEMMDVPAGAFVDTMNAYNEACEKGYDDAFMKKPEYLRAETQAPFYAIPLATGTMGSAGGIRINGNMQVIDSDANPIPGLYAVGLDATGLYGDSYNMEVPGAANGFAHTSGRIAARHALSTME; encoded by the coding sequence ATGGCTGAGTTCGATGTTGAGTACGACCTGGTCGTCGTCGGCGGCGGCGCATCCGGCAAGTCCGCGGCCTTGATCGCGGCTCGCGCCGGCAAGAGCGTCGTCGTTCTCGAGAAGATGCCCGAGACGGGCGGCCTGTCCATGTACGCCGAGGGGACCGCGGCGTTCGAGTCTTCCATTCAGAAGGAACTCGGTACCCCCCGTCTGAGCAAGTACCATTTCCCCACGAAGCAAGAGGGCGTGGAGAAGTTCATGGGATACAGCCACCAGCGCGCGAGCTACGACGTGGTGCGCGCCTTCGTGGAGAATTCCGCTGAGACCATCGACATCTACCGCGAGCTGGGCGTCGTCTACAAGACCTGCGACATCGCCGCAGAGGACGATCCCAGCGAGGTCTGGACCTTCCACCTGCCCGAGGGCCTCGGCGCCCACTGCCAGGAGGTTCTGCTCGACGCCATCCAGAAGCTCGACGTGGACATCTTCACCTCCACGCCCGCCAAGGAGCTGATCATCGAGGACGGCAAGGTCGTCGGCGTCGTGGCCGAGTCCGACGGAGAGCCGCTGCGCGTCGGCGGCAAGGCCGTCATCCTCGCGACCGGCGGCATGGGCTCGAACCCCGACCGCATCTTCAAGTACAGCTGGTTCGCCCCCGCTGCCTACAACATGAACGTTCTGACCCCGCTGCAGAATATGGGCGACGGCCTTGATCTGGCCCTGTCCGCAGGCGCAGATGACACGACCATCACCACCTGCCCGATTTTGGCGGCTGGCGGCCGTGACATGACCATGGATTCCCAGGTCGGCGGCGCAGGCGTCAACCCCGGCGTGTGGATCAACAAGTCCGGCAAGCGCTTCTGCGCCGAATCCGTCGCCGAGAACATCGGCGACATCGGCACCTACTACGGCAAGCAGCCCGGCGGCATCGTGTGGTCCATCCTCTCCCAGGCCGACATCGACCGCCTGGTCAACGAGGGCTCCGAAATCGCCATCGGCGAGTTCGTCGTGTACCACAAGCCCATGGAGCGCCTACCCATCGAGCTCAATGCGCACCTGGAGTCCGGCCTGGTCAAGAAGGCCGACTGCTTCGAAGAGCTGGCTGAGATGATGGACGTTCCTGCTGGCGCCTTCGTAGACACCATGAACGCCTACAACGAGGCGTGCGAGAAGGGCTACGACGATGCCTTCATGAAGAAGCCCGAGTACCTGCGTGCCGAGACTCAGGCCCCCTTCTACGCCATCCCCTTGGCAACGGGCACCATGGGCTCTGCCGGTGGCATCAGGATCAACGGCAACATGCAGGTCATCGATTCCGACGCGAACCCCATCCCCGGCCTGTACGCTGTGGGCCTGGATGCCACCGGCCTGTACGGCGACTCCTACAACATGGAGGTTCCCGGCGCCGCTAACGGCTTCGCCCACACCTCCGGCCGCATTGCGGCACGCCACGCCCTCTCCACGATGGAGTAA
- the ddr gene encoding dihydrodaidzein reductase: MAQEVKCPKMPGAPVFGKWISPEESIGQRLKGKKIILTGTTKGVGKVTQELLCAHGAFVCGSGRTPGVAASVADELKAKGYQAAGMDVDLSDYEAVKKWVQECAELMGGIDVVINNASHPGMAPFEEMTPEIWNYGIKNELDLVYNVCNCAWPYLKEAEGGASIIITSSTVGLQGTNSPQACHAAAKGACLSLARQLAAEGGPFGIRCNSVTPGLVWTEAMANIPKEMASGLVGAQTTQQAIDPMDIAYAYLFLASDEARQITAANLPVDGGCAGAVTGGMQGEIEG; the protein is encoded by the coding sequence ATGGCACAGGAAGTCAAATGCCCCAAGATGCCCGGAGCGCCCGTCTTCGGCAAGTGGATCAGCCCCGAGGAGTCGATCGGCCAGCGCCTCAAGGGCAAGAAGATCATTCTCACCGGCACCACTAAGGGCGTCGGCAAGGTCACCCAAGAGCTGCTGTGCGCCCACGGCGCCTTCGTCTGCGGCTCCGGCCGTACCCCCGGCGTGGCCGCTTCCGTGGCCGACGAGCTGAAGGCCAAGGGCTACCAGGCCGCCGGCATGGACGTCGACCTGTCCGACTACGAGGCCGTGAAGAAGTGGGTGCAGGAGTGCGCCGAGCTCATGGGCGGTATCGACGTCGTCATCAACAACGCCTCCCACCCGGGCATGGCCCCCTTCGAGGAGATGACCCCCGAGATCTGGAACTACGGCATCAAGAACGAGCTCGACCTGGTCTACAACGTGTGCAACTGCGCTTGGCCGTACCTGAAGGAAGCCGAGGGCGGCGCTTCCATCATCATCACCTCCTCCACCGTCGGCCTCCAGGGCACCAACTCCCCGCAGGCCTGCCACGCCGCCGCCAAGGGCGCATGCCTGTCCCTGGCCCGCCAGCTGGCAGCTGAAGGCGGCCCCTTCGGCATCCGCTGCAACTCCGTCACCCCCGGCCTGGTGTGGACCGAGGCCATGGCCAACATCCCGAAGGAAATGGCATCCGGCCTGGTCGGTGCGCAGACCACCCAGCAGGCTATCGACCCCATGGACATCGCCTACGCTTACCTCTTCCTGGCCTCCGATGAGGCTCGCCAGATCACCGCAGCGAACCTTCCCGTCGACGGCGGCTGCGCCGGCGCTGTGACCGGCGGCATGCAGGGCGAGATCGAAGGCTAA
- the dznr gene encoding NADP(H)-dependent daidzein reductase yields MKNKFYPKTFERGYIGNLEVENRAIRMPMGTELGNPDGSPSWASLKAYAEAADGGTGIVFMDNAGVTQFHHVGLSLASDNYIGPMSVLAKTIKQHGAIPGLQIVHPGRDAAFVRGDDLISSSRIQWEPWYENGGAVPRELTIEEIHDFVGYFGDCALRAQTAGFEIIDVHAACGVLLSNFLSPRNNTRNDMYGGSLHNRARFLLEVIRDIKKKCPNLPLAIRLSGIDFEPGGITVEETCEVAKMCEAAGADAINITWGSHAEVINAAGLLSKHGANHVEAAKMIKDAVSIPTMLCGGIYSPEIGEKLLEDGVCDFIGIGKPALADPMWAKKAAEGRPEDIRPCIGCGVGCHDRGMLSGGVVQCAVNAALYKFDEPVYPQAEVPKKVIIIGAGPAGCEAAITAKKCGHDVTIYEKRKIGGVLKEATVSDSKEDLGHLITYYETQLKKEGIEVIYEEATAGTVAAGGFDVAIVACGATVRNLNIDGQDDPSVVYAMDFLDNDCKSDADRVVVVGGGIVGAETALILAEEQGKDVTITTRSPEFFVPGVMGIAYMVRLGMAGVTIKPSTQLVAVKDGKPMFAGPRGLETLDVDQTIISSGFVPAFNQFRAQIEEKCEDVRVIGIGDCKASRMVMDAVHEGYIAGCNL; encoded by the coding sequence ATGAAAAATAAGTTCTATCCGAAGACCTTCGAGCGCGGCTACATCGGCAACCTAGAGGTCGAGAACCGAGCGATCCGCATGCCGATGGGCACCGAGCTGGGCAACCCGGACGGCTCTCCCAGCTGGGCCTCCCTCAAGGCGTACGCTGAGGCTGCCGACGGCGGTACCGGCATCGTGTTCATGGACAACGCCGGCGTGACCCAGTTCCACCATGTCGGACTTTCCCTGGCCAGCGACAACTACATCGGCCCCATGTCCGTCCTCGCTAAGACCATCAAGCAGCACGGGGCCATCCCCGGCCTGCAGATCGTCCATCCGGGCCGCGACGCGGCGTTCGTGCGCGGTGACGACCTGATCTCCTCCTCCCGCATCCAGTGGGAGCCCTGGTACGAGAACGGCGGCGCTGTTCCCCGCGAGCTCACCATCGAGGAGATCCACGACTTCGTCGGTTACTTCGGCGACTGCGCACTCCGCGCGCAGACTGCGGGCTTCGAAATCATCGACGTCCACGCGGCATGCGGCGTCCTGCTGAGCAACTTCCTCTCGCCGCGCAACAACACCCGCAACGACATGTACGGCGGAAGCCTGCACAACCGCGCTCGCTTCCTGCTCGAGGTCATCCGCGACATCAAGAAGAAGTGCCCCAACCTCCCGCTGGCTATCCGACTCTCCGGCATCGATTTCGAGCCGGGCGGCATCACCGTCGAGGAGACCTGCGAGGTCGCCAAGATGTGCGAGGCAGCCGGTGCGGACGCCATCAACATCACCTGGGGTTCCCATGCAGAGGTCATCAACGCGGCCGGCCTGCTCTCCAAGCACGGCGCCAACCACGTCGAGGCAGCGAAGATGATCAAGGACGCTGTTAGCATCCCCACCATGCTGTGCGGCGGCATCTACTCCCCCGAGATCGGCGAGAAGCTGCTCGAGGACGGCGTCTGCGACTTCATCGGCATCGGCAAGCCAGCGCTCGCCGACCCCATGTGGGCCAAGAAGGCGGCTGAGGGGCGTCCTGAGGACATCAGGCCCTGCATCGGTTGCGGCGTCGGCTGCCATGACCGCGGCATGCTCTCCGGCGGCGTCGTCCAGTGCGCTGTCAACGCGGCCCTGTACAAGTTCGACGAGCCCGTCTACCCGCAGGCTGAGGTCCCCAAGAAGGTTATCATCATCGGCGCAGGTCCCGCTGGCTGCGAGGCTGCCATCACCGCGAAGAAGTGCGGCCATGACGTCACCATATACGAGAAGCGCAAGATCGGCGGCGTTCTGAAGGAGGCTACCGTCTCCGACAGCAAGGAGGACCTCGGCCACCTCATCACCTACTACGAGACCCAGCTCAAGAAGGAGGGCATCGAGGTCATCTACGAGGAGGCCACTGCGGGCACCGTTGCAGCCGGCGGCTTCGACGTCGCCATCGTCGCCTGCGGCGCCACCGTGCGCAACCTCAACATCGACGGCCAGGACGACCCCTCCGTCGTGTACGCGATGGACTTCCTGGACAACGACTGTAAGAGCGACGCCGACAGGGTCGTCGTTGTCGGCGGCGGCATCGTGGGTGCCGAGACCGCGCTGATCCTCGCGGAGGAGCAGGGCAAGGACGTCACCATCACTACCCGCTCCCCGGAGTTCTTCGTCCCCGGCGTCATGGGTATCGCCTACATGGTTCGCCTTGGTATGGCGGGCGTCACGATCAAGCCCTCTACCCAGCTCGTCGCCGTCAAGGACGGCAAGCCCATGTTCGCCGGTCCCCGCGGCCTGGAGACCCTGGACGTCGACCAGACCATCATCTCCTCTGGCTTCGTCCCGGCCTTCAACCAGTTCCGCGCCCAGATCGAGGAGAAGTGCGAGGACGTCAGGGTCATCGGCATTGGCGACTGCAAGGCCTCCCGCATGGTCATGGACGCTGTCCACGAGGGCTACATCGCTGGCTGCAACCTGTAG
- a CDS encoding FAD-dependent oxidoreductase gives MEERDFDIIVVGSGCAGAVAAYVAASAGKSVLVVERGNSAGTKNMTGGRIYAHALKEVFPNFEDEAPIERKITHERIAMMDPSRNMSIDFTSPELAVEGADSYSVLRGPFDQWLASKAEEAGAEYICGIAVEELLKDGSGCVTGIRAGEDEITSQVVILCEGCNTILSERCLGNPRPKPSQMAVGIKEVFELPANVIEDRFLVPEGEGASMLFVGDCTHGNVGGGFLYTNKTSISLGLVATISKAESVDNQVPVYQMLEDFKNHPAVAPIIRGAKVVEHSGHMVPEGGYDMIPQYIFDGCLLAGETAGLCMNMGYQVRGMDFAVASGRMAAEAAVAAIDAGDVSEAGLASYKSKMEGSFVIKDLETFRRWPHTMENWDSMFKDYPTMVSEILNSMFCVDGKPQEHLVKRIMPIVKKRGLFKLAREVKGALKSL, from the coding sequence ATGGAGGAACGCGACTTCGACATCATTGTCGTTGGGTCCGGGTGCGCGGGCGCGGTTGCCGCGTACGTGGCCGCTTCTGCGGGCAAGAGCGTGCTCGTGGTCGAGCGCGGGAACAGTGCCGGAACCAAGAACATGACGGGCGGGCGCATCTACGCCCATGCCCTGAAGGAGGTCTTCCCGAACTTTGAGGATGAGGCCCCGATCGAGCGCAAGATCACGCATGAGCGCATAGCCATGATGGACCCCTCGCGCAACATGTCCATCGACTTCACCAGCCCGGAGCTCGCCGTGGAGGGGGCGGACTCCTACAGCGTCCTGCGAGGCCCCTTCGACCAGTGGCTCGCCAGCAAGGCCGAAGAGGCGGGCGCGGAGTACATCTGCGGCATCGCCGTCGAAGAGCTGCTGAAGGACGGCTCCGGCTGCGTGACGGGCATCAGGGCCGGCGAGGATGAGATCACCAGCCAGGTCGTCATCCTGTGCGAGGGGTGCAACACGATCCTCTCCGAGCGCTGCCTAGGCAATCCGCGCCCGAAGCCCTCTCAGATGGCCGTCGGCATCAAGGAGGTCTTCGAGCTTCCCGCTAACGTCATCGAGGATAGGTTCCTCGTTCCCGAGGGGGAGGGCGCCTCGATGCTCTTCGTGGGCGATTGCACCCACGGCAACGTCGGCGGCGGCTTCCTCTACACCAACAAGACCTCGATCTCCCTGGGCCTTGTGGCCACGATCTCGAAGGCGGAAAGCGTCGATAACCAGGTTCCCGTCTACCAGATGCTCGAGGACTTCAAGAACCACCCCGCCGTCGCCCCCATCATCCGCGGCGCCAAGGTGGTCGAGCACTCCGGCCACATGGTGCCCGAGGGCGGCTACGACATGATCCCGCAGTACATCTTCGACGGCTGCCTGCTTGCGGGCGAGACCGCGGGGCTGTGCATGAACATGGGCTACCAGGTGCGCGGCATGGACTTCGCCGTGGCGTCGGGCCGCATGGCCGCCGAGGCGGCAGTGGCCGCCATTGACGCGGGCGACGTGTCCGAGGCTGGACTTGCCTCCTACAAGTCGAAGATGGAAGGCTCCTTCGTCATCAAAGACCTGGAGACCTTTCGCCGCTGGCCCCACACCATGGAGAACTGGGACAGCATGTTCAAGGACTACCCCACGATGGTCTCCGAGATCTTGAATTCCATGTTCTGCGTCGACGGCAAGCCCCAGGAGCATCTCGTCAAGCGCATCATGCCCATCGTCAAGAAGCGCGGGCTGTTCAAGCTTGCCCGCGAGGTGAAAGGAGCTCTGAAGTCGCTGTGA
- a CDS encoding ferredoxin family protein: MSKIAEITVKVDGFLAANKYEVDEGNPHIELVDDPDTEEFLKLVRVCPAALYKIDADGNKSFDYAGCLECGTCRVACEGTIVKKWDNPQPMMGVEYRFG, encoded by the coding sequence GTGAGCAAGATCGCCGAGATCACGGTCAAGGTTGACGGCTTCCTTGCCGCCAACAAGTACGAAGTCGACGAGGGTAATCCCCACATCGAGCTCGTCGACGACCCCGATACCGAGGAATTCCTCAAGCTCGTTCGCGTGTGCCCGGCCGCCCTTTACAAGATCGACGCCGACGGCAACAAGTCTTTCGACTATGCTGGGTGTCTCGAATGCGGCACGTGTCGTGTAGCATGCGAAGGAACAATCGTCAAGAAGTGGGACAACCCCCAGCCCATGATGGGCGTGGAATATCGCTTCGGATAG
- a CDS encoding NAD(P)-binding protein, with the protein MTKLSIRPSSRYDAAIGEFVKRTKRRVETTPPGTCPVAAVLADVEASAAQTCGKCVPCRYGLSEIAGMLRSIQDGSAFPSIIDALRTTAEIVRDGADCAIGYQAAEDVLSAMDMFTDEFQAHLETGTCSQEIGQKVPCEAMCPAHVDIPGYIALVEEGRCDEAIRLIRKDNPFPTMCAMVCERPCETRCRRMLLDAPVNIRGIKKFAVDSVAADTVAVPRRHPDTGRRVAVIGGGPSGMTCAYFLALMGHGVTVFEARKELGGMTRYGIPAYRFPRERLDEDVRAVLSVGNIDVKLEAKVDAEKMKGISEEFDAVYVAIGAQVGKKLALEGVDSEGVMSAVDMLGKIGDGEYPDFTGKKVAVIGGGNVAMDCCRTAVRAGAAEVSCVYRRRLADMTALPEEVESAIAEGVEMLTLEAPVSIEADDAGRTCAVITQPQMISTVKRGRPAPVDADKPRRRIEADVVLLAVGQDVVTAPFEEFGMAAEWGRFVADESLRAEGLDGVFVGGDCQTGPATVIRAIAAGKVAARNIDDYLGFDHALDCGVSAPAPHANRREACGRVEIAERPARERKSDFECVENPMSRQEAVQECGRCLRCDHYGCGVLEGGRAQYA; encoded by the coding sequence ATGACGAAGCTATCGATTCGCCCCTCGTCGAGGTACGACGCCGCCATAGGCGAGTTCGTCAAGAGGACGAAACGCAGGGTGGAGACCACCCCTCCTGGCACGTGCCCCGTCGCGGCGGTTCTCGCAGACGTCGAGGCCAGCGCGGCTCAGACGTGCGGCAAGTGCGTGCCCTGCCGCTACGGCCTGTCTGAGATCGCCGGGATGTTGCGGTCCATCCAAGATGGGTCCGCCTTCCCGAGCATCATCGACGCGCTGCGCACCACCGCTGAAATCGTGCGTGACGGCGCCGATTGCGCCATAGGCTACCAGGCGGCCGAGGATGTTCTGTCCGCTATGGATATGTTCACCGATGAATTCCAGGCTCACCTGGAGACGGGAACATGCTCCCAGGAAATCGGCCAGAAGGTCCCCTGCGAGGCCATGTGCCCCGCGCATGTGGACATTCCGGGCTATATCGCCCTGGTCGAAGAAGGGCGTTGCGATGAGGCCATCCGCCTCATCCGCAAGGACAATCCGTTCCCGACTATGTGCGCCATGGTGTGCGAGCGTCCCTGTGAGACGCGTTGCCGTCGCATGCTGCTCGACGCGCCCGTCAACATCCGCGGCATCAAGAAGTTCGCCGTGGACAGCGTGGCCGCCGACACGGTGGCCGTGCCGAGGCGCCATCCCGACACCGGGCGCCGCGTTGCGGTCATAGGCGGCGGTCCCTCCGGTATGACGTGCGCGTACTTTCTGGCCCTCATGGGGCATGGCGTCACGGTCTTCGAAGCCCGCAAGGAGCTTGGCGGCATGACCCGATACGGCATCCCTGCGTACCGCTTCCCCCGAGAGCGTCTTGACGAGGACGTGCGAGCCGTGCTGTCCGTGGGCAATATCGACGTTAAGCTCGAGGCGAAGGTCGATGCCGAGAAGATGAAGGGCATCTCCGAGGAGTTCGACGCCGTGTACGTCGCCATCGGTGCCCAAGTGGGCAAGAAGCTCGCCCTCGAAGGCGTCGATTCCGAAGGGGTCATGTCGGCCGTCGATATGCTCGGCAAGATCGGCGATGGCGAATATCCCGACTTCACGGGGAAGAAAGTCGCCGTTATCGGAGGCGGCAACGTGGCCATGGACTGCTGCCGCACTGCCGTGCGCGCCGGGGCCGCGGAGGTTTCCTGCGTCTATCGTCGCCGCCTGGCGGACATGACCGCGCTTCCCGAAGAGGTGGAAAGCGCCATCGCCGAGGGCGTCGAGATGCTCACCCTTGAAGCCCCGGTATCCATCGAGGCCGACGATGCCGGCAGGACCTGCGCCGTTATCACCCAGCCGCAGATGATCTCCACCGTCAAGCGCGGGCGACCCGCCCCCGTCGACGCGGACAAGCCCCGCAGGCGCATCGAGGCCGACGTCGTGCTGCTGGCCGTCGGCCAGGACGTCGTGACGGCGCCCTTCGAGGAGTTCGGCATGGCCGCCGAGTGGGGCCGCTTCGTGGCCGACGAGAGCTTGCGAGCCGAAGGACTCGACGGCGTGTTCGTCGGAGGCGACTGCCAAACCGGCCCCGCCACCGTCATCCGCGCCATCGCCGCCGGCAAGGTGGCTGCTCGGAACATCGACGATTACCTCGGTTTCGACCACGCCCTCGATTGCGGCGTAAGTGCCCCGGCCCCTCATGCCAACCGCCGCGAAGCGTGCGGCCGCGTGGAGATCGCTGAGCGCCCGGCGCGCGAGCGCAAGAGCGACTTCGAGTGCGTGGAAAACCCCATGAGCCGCCAAGAGGCCGTCCAGGAATGCGGACGCTGCCTGCGCTGCGACCACTACGGCTGCGGCGTTCTCGAAGGAGGTAGAGCCCAGTATGCTTAA
- a CDS encoding [FeFe] hydrogenase, group A gives MLNVTIDGVRVEAHEGETILSAARRAGADIPTLCWMKDINEIGSCRVCVVEVEGQDGLAAACNAPVFDGMSVRTKSPRIVEARRFSVKTILSKHRGECTTCKRSGTCALQSLASSLNVGELEREPDYRREAWDGSFPLQRDASKCISCLRCVAECSKVQHCSVWDFSGSAGQRSVGVKESLSIDVAKCALCGQCITHCPTGALTERDDIDKVLAALADPDVLTVVQVAPAIRTAWGEGVGVPRDEATPGRLAAALRAVGFDRVFDTDFAADLTIMEEGSEFIEWIKEGKPRPMFTSCCPGWVRFAKLHYPEFAGQLSSSKSPHQMMGAVVKNTVGKQAAEQGKRVFCLSIMPCLAKKYECDVPQLATEGGRDVDAVLTTREFDRLLNMLSIDCAALPEEPFDDPLGTSTGAATLFGRTGGVMEAALRTAAYLLTGENPPFEACDTSDATPERPWTDKELDVAGMRLRIAVASGLENTSKLLEALKAGEAEYDFVEVMACPGGCVAGGGQPIAFNRELGCERAEVLNRLDGADELRFSHENPDIQALYAETLGKPLSERAEAWLHTDQREWDI, from the coding sequence ATGCTTAACGTGACCATCGACGGCGTGCGCGTCGAAGCGCACGAGGGGGAGACCATCCTCTCCGCCGCCCGCAGGGCGGGCGCCGACATCCCGACGTTGTGCTGGATGAAGGACATCAACGAGATCGGCTCGTGCCGCGTGTGCGTGGTCGAAGTCGAGGGGCAGGACGGCCTCGCCGCGGCCTGCAACGCCCCCGTCTTCGACGGCATGTCGGTCAGGACCAAGAGCCCGAGGATCGTCGAAGCCCGCCGATTCAGCGTGAAGACCATCCTCTCGAAGCACCGCGGCGAATGCACGACGTGCAAGCGCTCCGGCACCTGCGCGCTGCAGTCCCTGGCCTCCAGCCTGAACGTCGGCGAGCTCGAGCGTGAGCCCGACTACCGCCGCGAGGCGTGGGACGGAAGTTTCCCCCTGCAGCGCGACGCGAGCAAGTGCATCAGCTGCCTGCGCTGCGTGGCCGAGTGCTCCAAGGTCCAGCACTGCTCGGTGTGGGACTTCTCCGGCTCCGCGGGCCAGCGCTCCGTGGGCGTGAAGGAGAGCCTGTCCATCGATGTCGCGAAGTGCGCCCTGTGCGGCCAGTGCATCACCCACTGCCCGACCGGGGCCCTCACCGAGCGCGATGACATCGACAAGGTCCTGGCCGCCCTGGCCGACCCGGACGTCCTGACCGTCGTGCAGGTCGCGCCAGCCATTCGCACCGCATGGGGCGAAGGAGTCGGCGTGCCGCGCGACGAGGCCACGCCCGGCCGCCTGGCCGCAGCTCTGCGCGCCGTGGGCTTCGACCGCGTCTTCGACACCGACTTCGCCGCCGACCTGACCATCATGGAGGAGGGCAGCGAGTTCATCGAATGGATCAAGGAGGGCAAGCCGCGCCCGATGTTCACCAGCTGCTGCCCGGGCTGGGTCCGCTTCGCCAAGCTGCACTACCCCGAGTTCGCCGGCCAGCTCTCCTCGAGCAAGTCTCCCCACCAGATGATGGGCGCCGTGGTGAAGAACACCGTCGGCAAGCAGGCGGCCGAGCAGGGCAAGCGCGTCTTCTGCCTGTCCATCATGCCCTGCCTGGCGAAGAAGTACGAGTGCGACGTGCCGCAGCTGGCGACCGAAGGCGGCCGCGACGTCGACGCGGTGCTCACCACCCGCGAGTTCGACCGCCTGCTGAACATGCTCTCCATCGATTGCGCAGCCCTTCCCGAAGAGCCCTTCGACGACCCTCTGGGCACTTCGACCGGAGCCGCGACCCTGTTCGGGCGCACGGGCGGCGTCATGGAGGCCGCGCTGCGCACGGCGGCGTACCTGCTCACGGGGGAGAACCCGCCCTTCGAGGCGTGCGATACCTCCGATGCGACGCCTGAGCGTCCCTGGACCGATAAGGAGCTCGATGTGGCGGGTATGCGCCTGCGCATCGCAGTGGCCAGCGGCCTGGAGAACACCTCGAAGCTCCTTGAGGCCCTGAAGGCCGGCGAGGCCGAGTACGACTTCGTCGAGGTCATGGCCTGCCCGGGCGGCTGCGTTGCCGGCGGCGGGCAGCCCATCGCCTTCAACCGGGAGCTCGGCTGCGAGCGCGCCGAGGTGCTCAACCGCCTCGACGGCGCCGACGAGCTGCGCTTCTCCCACGAGAACCCGGACATCCAGGCGCTTTACGCCGAGACGCTCGGAAAGCCGCTGTCCGAGCGTGCGGAGGCATGGCTTCACACCGACCAGCGGGAATGGGACATCTAG
- the hydE gene encoding [FeFe] hydrogenase H-cluster radical SAM maturase HydE, with protein sequence MLSLVDKLCERRSLSVDEYERLIAGRTPELAEELARRAVAERKRVWGTKVFTRGLIEVSSHCVNDCYYCGIRRSNKQAARYRLSPERILACAEEGYGLGFRTFVLQGGEDPWFSDERLCDIVASIRSAHPDCAVTLSMGERSRASYQALHDAGAERYLLRHETSNPLHYRRLHPPEMSFERRMRCLGDLRDIGYAVGIGFMVGSPYQTPHDLAMDLKLVEEFGPQMCGIGPFVAHHATPFASQESGSLELTCYLLSIIRLISPGILLPATTALGSIHPQGREKGIMSGANVVMPNLSPVDVRKDYELYDGKICTGEEAAECRCCLAARMWSIGYEIVVDRGDPVDDRRIQ encoded by the coding sequence GTGCTCTCCCTGGTTGATAAACTGTGCGAAAGGCGCTCGCTCTCGGTTGACGAGTACGAGCGCCTTATCGCAGGCCGCACCCCCGAGCTGGCCGAAGAGCTGGCTCGCAGGGCGGTGGCCGAGCGGAAGCGCGTTTGGGGAACGAAGGTGTTCACCCGCGGGCTCATCGAGGTGTCGAGCCACTGCGTGAACGACTGCTACTACTGCGGCATCCGCAGGTCGAACAAGCAGGCCGCGCGTTACCGGCTATCCCCGGAGCGCATCCTCGCATGCGCGGAGGAGGGCTACGGGCTCGGCTTTCGCACCTTCGTCCTGCAGGGCGGCGAGGACCCCTGGTTTTCCGACGAGCGCCTCTGCGATATCGTCGCGAGCATCCGCTCCGCCCACCCCGACTGCGCCGTGACGCTGTCGATGGGGGAGCGCAGCCGCGCGAGCTACCAGGCCCTGCATGACGCGGGCGCCGAGCGATACCTGCTGCGCCACGAGACCTCAAACCCGCTGCACTACCGGCGTCTGCATCCCCCCGAGATGTCCTTCGAGCGCCGCATGCGCTGCCTTGGGGACCTCAGGGACATCGGCTACGCCGTCGGTATCGGCTTCATGGTGGGATCCCCCTACCAGACCCCGCACGACCTTGCGATGGACCTGAAGCTCGTCGAGGAGTTCGGCCCGCAGATGTGCGGGATAGGGCCCTTCGTCGCGCACCACGCCACGCCCTTCGCATCGCAAGAGAGCGGCAGCCTGGAGCTGACGTGCTACCTGCTCTCCATCATCAGGCTGATCAGCCCCGGCATCCTTCTGCCCGCGACCACCGCCTTGGGAAGCATCCACCCCCAGGGCCGCGAGAAGGGGATCATGTCCGGGGCCAACGTGGTCATGCCGAACCTTTCGCCGGTGGACGTTCGCAAGGATTACGAGCTTTACGACGGGAAGATCTGCACCGGCGAAGAGGCGGCGGAATGCCGTTGTTGCCTGGCCGCGCGGATGTGGTCCATCGGCTACGAGATCGTTGTCGACAGGGGAGATCCGGTCGACGATAGGAGGATACAATGA